The sequence CGGCTGCCACAAAGCGGTGTCGACACCGGCCTGGCGCCAGACCGGCCCGAACACGGCCTGGAGGCGCTGATACCAGAAATCCGCCGGATCGCTCACAACGGCGTACACCAGAATCACCCCGGCCATGCCGATCACCGTCAGCAGGGCCAGCGTCAGCCCCAGGTCGCGGCTCAGGCGCAGAAACAGGGCCGTCCCCCACACCGGCAGCCACAGCAGCAGACCGTAGGCGGCGGGAAAGATGAAATTCCCCAACACGATGGCCCCTAAAAGCCCTGCGGCCAGACCTGCCGCCAGCAGGGTGTTGAGCCCTTCGCGCCAGCCCAGACGCAGGGTCACCAGCGCCACCACCGCCGCCGCCAGCAAGCTCAGGGGCGGAAACAGCAGCGACAGCATCAGGGCGGTCGCTGCCACCGCGATGGCCTGCATCCGGCCCTGCATGATGAAGCTGGCGAGAAAGCGCATCGACACTGCCGCAGGCTGGCTTACTTGTGGGCGTCACAATACGGCAGCAGCGCTAGATAGCGGGCCCTTTTGATGGCCTTGGCGAGCTGCCTTTGATACTTGGCGCTGGTACCGGTGATGCGGCTGGGGACGATCTTGCCGGTCTCGGTGATGTATTCCTTCAGGGTGTCGAGATCCTTGTAGTCGATCTCCTTGACTCCCTCCGCGGTGAAGCGGCAGTACTTACGGCGTCGGATGAAACGTGCCATGGTTTACCTCGTGTTCGATTCAGGATTCGCTGGGTTCGCCTGCGGGGGCTTTGGCCTCGGCCGGCTTCTCTTCGGCCGAAGACGGCGAAGATGCGGGCCGGCGCTCGGCCGCCTCGGCTTCCTTGGGTCTAGCCATCGGCGACGGTTCGGTGACCGCCTCGTCGCGCTGGATGATCAGCTCGCGCAGAATGGCGTCGTTGAAGCGGAAATGGCTCTGCAGCTCGGCGATGGTTTCCTGATCGCACTCGATGTTCATCAGGATGTAATGGGCCTTGTGCAGCTTTTGGATCGAATAGGCCAACTGACGCCGGCCCCAGTCTTCCAGCCGGTGGATCTTGCCGCCCTTGTCCTCGATCATGGCGCGGTAGCGCTCGAGCATGGCGGGCACCTGCGGACTCTGGTCCGGATGGACCA comes from Methylomarinovum tepidoasis and encodes:
- the rpsR gene encoding 30S ribosomal protein S18, which gives rise to MARFIRRRKYCRFTAEGVKEIDYKDLDTLKEYITETGKIVPSRITGTSAKYQRQLAKAIKRARYLALLPYCDAHK
- the rpsF gene encoding 30S ribosomal protein S6: MRHYEIVFLVHPDQSPQVPAMLERYRAMIEDKGGKIHRLEDWGRRQLAYSIQKLHKAHYILMNIECDQETIAELQSHFRFNDAILRELIIQRDEAVTEPSPMARPKEAEAAERRPASSPSSAEEKPAEAKAPAGEPSES
- a CDS encoding DUF2232 domain-containing protein, whose product is MRFLASFIMQGRMQAIAVAATALMLSLLFPPLSLLAAAVVALVTLRLGWREGLNTLLAAGLAAGLLGAIVLGNFIFPAAYGLLLWLPVWGTALFLRLSRDLGLTLALLTVIGMAGVILVYAVVSDPADFWYQRLQAVFGPVWRQAGVDTALWQPQLVTMTRYMTGIMAAGMVSSLALSLIWGRWWQALLYNPGGFRREFLTLRLRPSLAWFTLALVVLGTFADGKLHEVLVNVGIVLFVLYVFAGVAVLHAILAARNMRGWLYGLYILMALVPHVFLPLALVGLSDAWFDWRSRFLPAE